CTCGACGTGGTCGCGTGGCACGGCAACTATGCGCCATACAAATACGACTTGCGCCTGTTCAACACTATTGGTTCGATCAGCTTCGATCACCCCGATCCGTCGATCTTCCTCGTGCTGCAATCGCAGACTGATTCACCGGGTGTGGATGCCATCGACTTCGTGATTTTCCCGCCGCGCTGGCTCGCAAACGAAGATACGTTCCGGCCGCCCTGGTTTCATCGGAACGTCGCGAGTGAATTCATGGGCCTCGTGCATGGCGTCTATGACGCTAAATCCGAAGGCTTCATGCCCGGAGGGTCGAGCTTGCATAACTGCATGTCGGGACACGGGCCGGACGCGGCGACCTTCGAGAAGGCATCGAACGCGGATACATCGGCACCCGTGAAAGTCGGCGACACGATGGCGTTCATGTTCGAAACGCGCACCCTGATCAAGCCAACCCGCTTCGCTCTGGAAACCGCGCAATTGCAGGCGCATTACTACGAGTGCTGGCAGGGATTGACCAAACATTTTAATCCGGAGCAACGATGAGTTTTTCAGGCGGCCCGACTCATGAAGCGCTTGAAGCGACGCGCGATCCAGCGCTTAAAAGCTGGATCGATTCCGCGAACGATCGCTTAAGCGACTTCCCGATCCAGAACCTGCCGTTCGGCATTTTCACCGATGAAGTCAATCCGTTGCCGCGTGCGGGCGTGGCGATCGGCGACTGGATTCTCGACCTCGCCGTCGTGCATCGAGTGGGGTTGATCGAATGCGAACCGGTGTTCGCGCAGCCCACGCTGAATGGGTTTATCGCGTTGGGACGTGACGCGTGGCGACACGTTCGTGTCCAGGTGAGCGCACTGCTCGCAGCCCACTGCGACACGCTGAAAAAGAACACGGCGCTGCGTCCGCGCGCGCTCATACCCCGGGCGAGTGCGACGCTGCATCTGCCTGTCGATATCCCCGGCTACACGGATTTTTATTCATCGAAGGAGCACGCGACCAATGTGGGGTCCATGTTCCGCGATCCGAAGAACGCGCTGTTGCCCAACTGGTCGGAGATGCCGATTGGGTACAACGGACGCGCTTCATCGGTGATCGTGAGCGGTACGCCAGTGCGCCGGCCGAGCGGCCAGATCAAGCTGCCCGATGCCGAGCGGCCGGTGTTCAGCGCATGCCGGAAGCTGGATATAGAACTGGAGACGGGGTTTATCGTCGGCGCGGGAAATGCGCTGGGCGAACCTGTTGACTGTGAAGATGCCGAGTCGCATATCTTTGGCATGGTGTTGCTCAACGACTGGAGCGCCCGCGATATCCAGCAATGGGAATACGTGCCGCTCGGGCCGTTCAACGCGAAGGGTTTTTCGACCACCATCTCGCCGTGGATCGTCACGCTCGATGCGCTCGAACCGTTCCGTACCGCAACGCCGAAACAGGAGCCTGAACCGCTTCCGTATTTGCGCCACACGGGCGATCACGCATTCGATATCGAACTTGAGGTGCATCTGCGGCCCGCGCTCGCTGAGACGGCGACGAAGCTCACGCGGACCAATTTCAAGCTGATGTATTGGTCGATGGCGCAGCAACTCGCGCATCACACGGTGGCGGGATGCAACACGCGCGTGGGCGATCTGATGGGTTCCGGCACGATCAGCGGTGCAACGCCTGATTCATGCGGCAGCTTGCTTGAGATGACGTGGAACGGACTGCGTCCGATCACGTTGAAAGAGGGCGGCGAGCGCAGGTTTATTGAAGACGGCGATGAATTGACGCTCACCGGATGGTGTCAGGGCGAGGGGTATCGTGTGGGGTTCGGCGAATGCAAGGGCGTGATTTTGCCTGCGCGTGGGGTGGCGGGGTGAAGGTGTAGAGCGCAGCGCCTCGGGCCTGGCGGCGCGGGCATCGCATAAGCCGAAGCCTAAACCTAAACCTACTAAACCTAAACCGCCTGCCCGATACTCGCGCGCCGCGCCCTGCGATCCATCGACGCCGACAGCAACGTCAAACCAAACGCGCCGCAAGCCATCAACACGCCCACCCACGGCAGCGCACTGAGCGCCGCGCCCGCGCCAATCGCCATGCCGCCAAGCCACGCGCCTATGGCGTTGCCGAGATTGAACGCACCTTGATTCAACGTCGATGCAAGATTCGGCGCATCGCTTGCGCGGTTCACGATCAACATCTGCAAGGGGGGAACGATCGCGAAAGCGAGCACGCCCCACACGAAGATGGTGATCATCGCGGGAATGGCGGCATGCATCGTGGCCGCGAAAATGGCCTGGACCACGATGATTGATACCAGAAACGTCAGCAGCGAACGCAATAGCTTCCAGTCAGCGAGCTTGCCGCCGAGCGTGCTTCCCACTGTCAGCCCAAGCCCGAACAACAGCAGCACCAACGTGACCGCATGCGGCGAAAAGCCGGTCACATCTTCGAGGATCGGCGTGATGTAGGTGAACACGGAAAAGAGACTCGCCGATGCCAGCACGCTGATGCCCAGCACCATCAGCACTTGCGGATTCTTGAGCACGTTGAATTCGCGCAGGATGCTCGATTCCCTCATCTCGATGTGCTTCGGCAAGCACACGGCCAGCGCCCCCGCCGCGCCCAGCCCGATCAGCGTCACCACCCAGAATGTCGCGCGCCAGCCGGCCGCCTGACCGAGCGCGGTGCCAAGCGGCACGCCGAGCACGTTCGCTAGCGTAAGACCGGTGAACATGAGCGCAATGGCTTGCGCGCGGCGGTTGGGCGCAACCAGGTCCGCGGCAACCACCGAGCCAATGCCAAAGAACGCGCCATGACAGAACGCGGTCAGAATGCGCGCGGCCATTAGCATCCAGTAACCCGGCGCGATGGCGCACAGCAGATTGCCGACTATGAATACGCCCATCAGGCTCATCAGCGCTTTCTTGCGCGGCATTTCCGCCGTGACGATAGCGAGAATGGGCGCGCCGATGGTCACGCCCAGCGCATAACCCGAGACGAGCATGCCGGCTGCGGGGATGGAGACCCCGAGATCCCGCGCGACGTTGGGCAACAAGCCCATGATGACGAATTCGGTCGTGCCGATACCGAACGCGGCAATGGCGAGGGCGAGAAGGGGCAGAGGCATGGGGTACGCGGTGACTGAGTGCTGGCCGGTCGCGCGTTATCGGGGTGAAGAACGCAGGCTCGGGCGAGCTGAAGGGATCAAATTGTACCGAACGTTGCTGGGTTTGCTTGGTGAAAACCCTGAGATTTGTGCAGTTGATTCAAGCAGTTGGACTTTCGGTCTTTCACGAGGCGATCTGTGTTGCTTTTTGCCATCGTGGGGAATAGGTTGCGGGTTCGTGCTTAACAACGCTTAATGACCAAGGACCTTTATGATCGCGCTCCGGCATTTTTTTCCGGTGATTGTTGCCGCGCTGATGGCATTCACGGTCGTGCCGAGGGCGGTTGCTCAGGAAGCAGACGCGAGCGCCGGGCCGATCCGAACGACTGGCGGCAGCGTGATGTTCGTTCAGCAAGGAACCACCTTCGAAGCCCAAATCGATGGCAAGCCGTTCGATCAGCTGAACGCCCGCAGCATCGCGCATTTCGAGGAGCCGTCGGGGGCGCGGATGATTGTCGAGGCATTCGATAACGGCGCCTCCGAACTCGTTCTCTACGATTTCACCCGGCGCCCGCCCACGGTCGAGCGCATGACAAAGCGCATGAAACTGACCGGCGTGTTCTGGCAGCGCGATGAAGTGGTGATGAGAAGCGCCGATGGCTGGTACAGGTTCCAGCGCGGGACGCTGACGAAACTGACGTCATTGAAGATGATTTATCACTGAGTCCGCACCGCCATCACCCGCTCGCCAGCCACTACGAAAATCCGCTCGCCGCGCGCGCTTTCGTTCACCTCGAAGCCACCGGTAAACGCGCCGAACGCAGGCAGCACGCCCGCCTCCGCGCCGAAACGAAAACACGGCAATCTCGCGCTATCGAGTCGAGTTGCGATGCGGTACACCGGATGTTCATGCCCAGCCAGCGCATACGCGCCCGCCACTCGCTGCGGGTAATGACACAGCGCCCAAGGCCCGAGCCTGTACGGCTCGTCAACGACCTCGAGCGCGAGCGCCTCGGGCGGTCCGCCAGCATGGCGATCATGATTGCCTTCCACGAGGATCAGCCGCAAGCCGGCGTGCCGTTCACGCCACTCGGCCAGCGCGCCGAGCGTGGTCAACGCATGTGACTCGCGTGCATGCAGCAGATCGCCGAGAAACACAATCGTCGCCGGCCGATGCATCAGGATCAGCGCGTCCAGGCGCGCAAGCGTTTCCCCCGTCGAGCCTTCCGGCACCGGAATGCCCCGAGCGCGAAACACAGCGTCCTTGCCAATATGTGCATCGGCGATGAACAAGGTTTGCCGCACCGGGTCGAACGCAGCCCGCGCCGCCGACAACACCAGCGCATGGCCGCCAATATCCACTGTCAACGCCTCGAGCATCATGCGCGCGCCGCCTTTTCCAGATCGGCGAGCATACGCGCGACACGATCGGATAATTTCTCTGTGCTCACCTTCTCTCGCAACCGCGCGATGATCAGCGGAAACGCAAACGGCGTCGGTTTCTTCGGGCGCGTCAGCGCTAGCCGACTTGCGCTCATGCTCTTGAGCGCGGCTCGTATCCTGTCTAGTTCGAGTTCCTGCAACATGACCTCTTCCTCGGCCTGCGCAAGCAGCAGATTATTGCTGTCATGCTGGCGAAAAACTTCATAGAAAAGTCCGCTCGATGCCTGCAGTTGACGCGCGCTTTTCTGTTGTCCGGGATGCCCCTGGAAGATCAATCCGGACACCCGCGCGATCTCGCGAAAACGCCGCGCTGCAAGCTCCGACGAATTGAGGCTCGCGAGAATGTCATGCTCGAGATTATCGGGCGAAAAAAGTCCGTCCTGTATGAGCGTCTCCCAGTCGAAAGGCTGCGCGGACAACAACTCAAAGCCGTAATCGTTCATCGATATCGAGAACGTACTCGGTTGATCGCGCGCCACGCGCCAGCCGATCAGCGACCCAAGCCCGACGTGCGCCATTCGTCCCGCAAACGGATAACAGAACAAGTGATGTCCCTCGCGCGAACGAATCAGTTCGACCAGCAACACGCCCGGCTCGGGCAGCGCGGACCATTTCGCCTGCAATTCGAGTAGCGGCCGCACGGCCTGCATCTCGGGTTCGTCGTAGACGCCGTTCACGGCGCGCGCCAACATCATCAGCGTGGCATCGGCGAGTTCGGACGACAGCGGCATCTTGCTGCCCGCCCATTGAGGCATCGCGCCACGCGAGGACGTCGCGCGTTTCACGTACGCAGTCATCTCGCGCACGCGCACGAGTTCGAGCGCGCGGCCGCCGAATGTGAATACGTCGCCGGGCTTCAGACGCGAGATGAATGATTCTTCCATCGACCCAATCCGGCCACCCGTCATGTAAGCAACGTTGATGGTCGCGTTCGCGACAATCGTGCCGACGTTGTTGCGGTGGCGCCGGACCAGATCCTCACGCGGCACGCGATACACGCCGTCAGCATCGAGCGTCACGCGATGGTAGTCAGGGTACGCCGCGAGCGAAGTGCCGCCGCGTTCGACAAACGCCAGCGCCCAGTCGAACTCCTGCTGCGTCAGGTCGCGATACGCATACGTCGTGCGCACCTCGTCGAAGAGATCGCGCGCCCTGAAGCCACCGCCAATTGCAATGGTCACAAGATGTTGGACGAGCACATCGAGCGGCTTGTTGGGCATCTCGCGGCCTTCTATGCGCCGTTCCTCAACGGCCCAGCGCGCGGCCGCGGCTTCCACGAGTTCGAGCGCGTGTGTCGGCACGATCGTCACCCGCGATGCCCGTCCCGGCGCATGGCCCGAGCGCCCGGCGCGCTGCATCAACCGCGCGACGCCTTTGGGCGAGCCAATCTGGAACACGCGATCGACCGGCAGGAAGTCGACGCCCAGATCAAGGCTTGACGTGCAGACCACCGCTTTCAACTGGCCGTTTTTAAGGCCGAGTTCGACCCACGCGCGGACTTCCTGATCCAGCGATCCGTGATGCAACGCGATCAAACCTGCCCAATCGGGACGCGATTCAAGCAACGCCTGATACCAGACTTCGGCCTGCGAGCGCGTGTTGGTAAAGACGAGTGAACTGCGCGCGTGTTCGATCTCGGCGGCGACCGGTTCAACCTGCCGCGTGCCGAGATGGCCACCCCATGGAAAACGTTCGATGGTGCTGGGGATCAGCGTATCGACGATCAGCGTTTTCGGCTGCGCGCCCCGCACCACGACGCGTGGCGTTTTCACCGTCGCGAGCAACGCGTCGCCGGCGAGATCGAGATTGCCGAGCGTCGCCGATAACCCCCACACCTGCAAACCAGGCCGCCAGTGCGCAAGACGAGCAAGGGCGAGCTGCGTTTGCGTGCCGCGTTTATTCCCAAGCAGCTCATGCCATTCATCGACAACGACCAGCCGCACATGTTTCATCTCGTCTTCGGCATTCGCGCGCGTGAGCATCAGCGTGAGACTTTCAGGCGTGGTGACCAGCGCGCTCGGCATGCGCTTGTTTTGCCGCGCGCGTTCGGCGGAAGGGGTATCGCCGGTGCGCAAACCGATGCTCCACGGCACTGCGAGTTCCGTCACCGCGGTTTGTAACGCGCGGGCGGTATCGGCGGCAAGGGCACGCATAGGGGTGATCCACAGTACGGTAAGCGGGGCCGGTAGTGCGCTTCCCGGGTGCTCGGGCGTGTATGCCGCCAGCGCGCCTAGCCACACTGCCCATGTCTTGCCGGCGCCGGTGGTCGCGTGAAGCAGGCCGCTCGCTCCGACCAAAATCTCCGTCCAGACTTCGCGTTGAAACGGAAACGGTTGCCAGCCGTGCCGTTCGAACCATGCAGTGAGACGTGCTTCAAACGGCGTGTTAGCAACGTCCCGATCGATGACTATCGGTACCGGCCGAAACAGTTCAGCAACGGCATCGGCTTTCGCCTGCGCCGCGCGTGTTCTCGGTACCCGACGCGCATGCGGGGCACGGCGTTTCGTATCTGAGGTTGGTTTGGTATCCTGATCGTCTATATCGCCTTCATCCGGAGACGTGCTCATGGCGCCGCTCCCTCGAGGAAACCCTTGAGCATGCCGAGCGTGTCGGCGTCGTCAATGTGCTTGTCCGTACGCCATCTCAGCATGCGTGGAAACCGCACGGCAATGCCTGACTTGTGGCGCGGGCTCGCCTGGATACCTTCGAAACCGATCTCGAACACAAGCGTCGGCGTGACGCTGCGCACCGGCCCGAATTTTTCGATGGTCGTCTTGCGCACGACCGCATCGACCTTGCGCATCTCTTCGTCCGTCAAGCCGGAATACGCTTTCGCGAAGGGCACAAGGGTGCGCACGCCATCGGCTTCGTCCCACACAGCGAAGGTGAAATCGGTGTACAAACTTGCGCGCCGGCCGTGGCCGCGTTGCGCGTAAAGCAAGACGGCATCTATGGCGTATGGATCGATTTTCCATTTCCACCACGTCCCGGAAGCCTTCGTGCGCCCGACGCCATAAAGCGATTCACGTCCCTTCAGCATCAAGCCTTCAACACCCCGGCCGCGGCTTTCGTCGCGCAGCGCGGCGAGGGCCACCCAATCGGGCGCTTCAACCATCGGTGAGACACGCAGCAAGTCGACCGCCAATGTTTCGCCTAACGCGGTGGCCAATGCATCGAGTTGCGCGCGGCGTTCGATCAGCGGCGTGACGCGCAGATCGCGGCCATTGGCTTCCAGCAGGTCGTAAGCGAGAAACGTAGCGGGTGAATCGGCAAGCACTTTCTTCGACAAGCTTTTGCGCGTGATTCGCGGTTGCAGTCGCGCGAACGGCAATGGCGCGTCGCCACCGGGTTCCCACGCGAGAATTTCGCCGTCTATAACAGTGCCGTCCGCCAGCGCGGCGCCGAGCGAGGCGAGTTCGGGAAAGCGGTCGGTGATCAGATCTTCACCGCGCGACCACAGCCACACCCTGCCGCCGCGCTTGACAAGCTGTGCGCGAATCCCGTCCCACTTCCATTCGATCACCCAATCCGACGGCGCGCCAAGCGTCGCCGGATCGGCTTGCAAGGGATGGGCAAGGAAAAATGGGTATGGCAATCCGAGATCGCTCTCATGCGGCGTGGCGGCGTTTTCATCGTCCGAGCTTTCCGGTGCAATCAGCCGCAGATAGCGCGCCGCGCCCGGCGCTTGCTGCGAATCGGTCCAGCCGACCATACGCTGGGCAATGCGTTTGTGATCCACACCCGCGACTTCCGCGAGCGCGCGCACGACGAGTTGGCGTGCGACCCCAACCCGAAAACCGCCGCCTATGAGCTTGGTCAACAAGAAACGTTCGCTCCAGGCGAGTTCGTCCCAGTAGCCGAGCAAACGGGTTCGAAGCTCGGCCGGGTCCAGGCCGCGCAAGGTCAGCACGCGTTCCTCGATCCATTGCGCGAGGCCGAGTTCTGACGTGCGCTGTGCGGGCGGCAGGATATGCGCGATGGTTTCGGCCAGATCGCCGACCGCCTGATATGACTCGTCGAAGAGCCATGCCGGCAAGCCGGCGCGCTCGCGGGCGAACTCGGTGAGAAGACGGGTGGGCACCGATTGGCGTGGTTTGCCGCCGCTCAGAAAGTACGACGCCCAAGCGGCGTCCTCAGGTTCGGCCGCCGAGAAATACGCGATCAGCGCCTCGAGTTTTTCTTTCGTCGACGTGGTGCCGTCCAGAGCGGTGTAAAGCGCGGCGAAGCGTTTCATTGCGAGTCGGCCTCGGGCGGGGGAGGGGCTTCGACGGTTTGCTGCGTGGACGGGCTCGCGTGGCCGCTTTCCGCCGCGTCGGCTTCTATTGCGTCATCGCCGTATTCGGTCGTGAACGCGCCCGCTTCCAGACCCTGTTCGCGCAGCCAGCGGACCATCGGCTCGATTTGTCCGTGCGTGACGATCACGCGTTGCGCGCCGGTTGCGCCAATCGCTGTCTGCAAACCCGGCCAGTCGGCGTGATCGGAGAGCACGAAGCCGCGATCCAGACCGCGCCGCCGCCGCGTGCCGCGAAGGCGCATCCAGCCCGACGCGAACGCGTCGCTATAGTCGCCGAAGCGGCGCATCCACGTGCTGCCTTGCGCGGACGGCGGGGCGATGATCAACGCGCCCTTGAACGCGGCCTTGTCTTTCGCGGGAATGTCGCTGACGAGGCGCGTCAGTGGCAAATGCACGCCCGCTTGCGCGTAAGCCCGATTCAGCGGTTCCACGGCGCCATGGCAAAAGATCGGTCCTATTGCCGGATCGACTCCGCCAAGAATCCGCTGCGCCTTGCCGAACGAATAGCAGAACAGCACGGAAGCCCGGCCTTCGGCCGCGTTATGCCGCCACCACGAATTGATGCCGTCGAAGATCACGCGCGACGGTTCCCATCGATAAATCGGCAGGCCGAACGTGGATTCCGTAATGAACGTGTCGCAGCGAACCGGTTCGAACGGCGCGCAAGTGGGATCGGGCTCGACCTTATAGTCGCCCGAGGCGACCCAGACCCGGCCCGCATGTTCCACGCGCACTTGCGCTGAGCCGAGCACGTGGCCGGCCGGATGCAGCGAGATCGAGACACCGTTGATGACCAGGCGCTCGCCATAGGGAACGCCTTGCAAGGAGATGCCCGGTAACCGCGACAGCAACACACCGACACTCGCCTCAGCCGCGAGATAACTGGCATGCCCGAAGCGGGCGTGATCGGCATGGGCGTGAGTGATGATTGCCCGATCAACCGGGCGCCACGGGTCGATATAGAAATCGCCCGGCGGGCAATAAAGGCCTTCCGGCCTCGCGACAATCAAGTCCTGAGATGCGTCCAACCCGCCCCCGCTCGTGGAAAAGGATAAACGACAGGGTAAATACAGCACCAAAACGGCGGGCGGAATTAGCCGCCGCTGTCAAAGTGGCATTGGATCACAGCAAATGACATGCCGTAGAGAGGTAATAGAACTGAGATATTTTTGCAAGTCCATTTGTATGAAGAATAAATTAAGCGCGCGAATTATGACAAGGTCCCTTCGATAAACTCCTGGATTTTGAATTGCGTAATTCGATTGTTCAGGGAAATACCTGATGCCGCGGAGAGCCGTCAAACCAGGCCTTTACATTGCCGAGTGTGGTATTGGCGATCTCGCTAAGGGCTTCGCGCGTGAAGAAAGCCTGATGGGAGGTAACGATAACATTTGGAAACGACAATAGCCGCGCAAGCACATCGTCCTGCAGCATGTGATTCGAATGGTCTTCGAAAAAGAGTCCGCCCTCTTCTTCGTAGACGTCGAGTCCGAGATGGCCTAGTTGTCCGCTTTTCAATGCGCCAATGAGTGCCTGACTGTCGATCAAACCGCCGCGGCCCGTATTAATCAGCATGGCGCCGTGTTTCATGCGGGCGAGTGCGGCGGTATCGATGAGGTGATAGGTGGAGGGTAAAAGCGGGCAATGCAGGCTGACAATGTCCGATTCCGCTAACAGAGTATCGAGCGGAACATAACGCGTTCCGGCTTGCAGAAGATCGGCTGCTGGCGCTCCAGGATCAAACGCCAGCAGCGTCATGCCGAAACCCGCCATGATGCGACCAAATACCCGCCCGATTACGCCTGTGCCAATAATCCCAAGCGTCTTGCCGTGCAGGTCGAAACCTAGAAGGCCGTTAAGCGAAAAATCGCCGTCGCGAGTGCGGGCATAAGCACGATGCAACTTGCGATTCAGCGTCAGGATCAGCCCGGCGGCGTGCTCCGCCACCGCATGCGGAGAATAAGCCGGTACACGCACCACGCCAATTCCGAGCCGGACTGCCGCTGCCAGATCGACGTGATTAAAACCTGCTGAGCGTAGCGCCACGAGTTGTGTACCGCCCTCGTGAAGTGTTTCCAGGACGGCTTCGTCAAGGATGTCATTCACGAACGGGCATACCACCGCGCACCCGTGGGCAAGAATAGCCGTTTGCGCGTCAAGCTGTGATTCCTGGAACTGCAGAGAGTAACCAAACGCCGCGTTTGCCTCAGTGAAGACGTCGCGATCATATTGCCGGCTGCTGAAGACGATCATGTGAATCGGCATCGAATTGTCTCCCTGCCAGCCAGGTAATTGAATCAGTT
This window of the Caballeronia sp. SBC1 genome carries:
- the fahA gene encoding fumarylacetoacetase produces the protein MSFSGGPTHEALEATRDPALKSWIDSANDRLSDFPIQNLPFGIFTDEVNPLPRAGVAIGDWILDLAVVHRVGLIECEPVFAQPTLNGFIALGRDAWRHVRVQVSALLAAHCDTLKKNTALRPRALIPRASATLHLPVDIPGYTDFYSSKEHATNVGSMFRDPKNALLPNWSEMPIGYNGRASSVIVSGTPVRRPSGQIKLPDAERPVFSACRKLDIELETGFIVGAGNALGEPVDCEDAESHIFGMVLLNDWSARDIQQWEYVPLGPFNAKGFSTTISPWIVTLDALEPFRTATPKQEPEPLPYLRHTGDHAFDIELEVHLRPALAETATKLTRTNFKLMYWSMAQQLAHHTVAGCNTRVGDLMGSGTISGATPDSCGSLLEMTWNGLRPITLKEGGERRFIEDGDELTLTGWCQGEGYRVGFGECKGVILPARGVAG
- a CDS encoding MFS transporter translates to MPLPLLALAIAAFGIGTTEFVIMGLLPNVARDLGVSIPAAGMLVSGYALGVTIGAPILAIVTAEMPRKKALMSLMGVFIVGNLLCAIAPGYWMLMAARILTAFCHGAFFGIGSVVAADLVAPNRRAQAIALMFTGLTLANVLGVPLGTALGQAAGWRATFWVVTLIGLGAAGALAVCLPKHIEMRESSILREFNVLKNPQVLMVLGISVLASASLFSVFTYITPILEDVTGFSPHAVTLVLLLFGLGLTVGSTLGGKLADWKLLRSLLTFLVSIIVVQAIFAATMHAAIPAMITIFVWGVLAFAIVPPLQMLIVNRASDAPNLASTLNQGAFNLGNAIGAWLGGMAIGAGAALSALPWVGVLMACGAFGLTLLSASMDRRARRASIGQAV
- the pdeM gene encoding ligase-associated DNA damage response endonuclease PdeM, with protein sequence MMLEALTVDIGGHALVLSAARAAFDPVRQTLFIADAHIGKDAVFRARGIPVPEGSTGETLARLDALILMHRPATIVFLGDLLHARESHALTTLGALAEWRERHAGLRLILVEGNHDRHAGGPPEALALEVVDEPYRLGPWALCHYPQRVAGAYALAGHEHPVYRIATRLDSARLPCFRFGAEAGVLPAFGAFTGGFEVNESARGERIFVVAGERVMAVRTQ
- a CDS encoding ligase-associated DNA damage response DEXH box helicase translates to MSTSPDEGDIDDQDTKPTSDTKRRAPHARRVPRTRAAQAKADAVAELFRPVPIVIDRDVANTPFEARLTAWFERHGWQPFPFQREVWTEILVGASGLLHATTGAGKTWAVWLGALAAYTPEHPGSALPAPLTVLWITPMRALAADTARALQTAVTELAVPWSIGLRTGDTPSAERARQNKRMPSALVTTPESLTLMLTRANAEDEMKHVRLVVVDEWHELLGNKRGTQTQLALARLAHWRPGLQVWGLSATLGNLDLAGDALLATVKTPRVVVRGAQPKTLIVDTLIPSTIERFPWGGHLGTRQVEPVAAEIEHARSSLVFTNTRSQAEVWYQALLESRPDWAGLIALHHGSLDQEVRAWVELGLKNGQLKAVVCTSSLDLGVDFLPVDRVFQIGSPKGVARLMQRAGRSGHAPGRASRVTIVPTHALELVEAAAARWAVEERRIEGREMPNKPLDVLVQHLVTIAIGGGFRARDLFDEVRTTYAYRDLTQQEFDWALAFVERGGTSLAAYPDYHRVTLDADGVYRVPREDLVRRHRNNVGTIVANATINVAYMTGGRIGSMEESFISRLKPGDVFTFGGRALELVRVREMTAYVKRATSSRGAMPQWAGSKMPLSSELADATLMMLARAVNGVYDEPEMQAVRPLLELQAKWSALPEPGVLLVELIRSREGHHLFCYPFAGRMAHVGLGSLIGWRVARDQPSTFSISMNDYGFELLSAQPFDWETLIQDGLFSPDNLEHDILASLNSSELAARRFREIARVSGLIFQGHPGQQKSARQLQASSGLFYEVFRQHDSNNLLLAQAEEEVMLQELELDRIRAALKSMSASRLALTRPKKPTPFAFPLIIARLREKVSTEKLSDRVARMLADLEKAARA
- a CDS encoding ATP-dependent DNA ligase; this translates as MKRFAALYTALDGTTSTKEKLEALIAYFSAAEPEDAAWASYFLSGGKPRQSVPTRLLTEFARERAGLPAWLFDESYQAVGDLAETIAHILPPAQRTSELGLAQWIEERVLTLRGLDPAELRTRLLGYWDELAWSERFLLTKLIGGGFRVGVARQLVVRALAEVAGVDHKRIAQRMVGWTDSQQAPGAARYLRLIAPESSDDENAATPHESDLGLPYPFFLAHPLQADPATLGAPSDWVIEWKWDGIRAQLVKRGGRVWLWSRGEDLITDRFPELASLGAALADGTVIDGEILAWEPGGDAPLPFARLQPRITRKSLSKKVLADSPATFLAYDLLEANGRDLRVTPLIERRAQLDALATALGETLAVDLLRVSPMVEAPDWVALAALRDESRGRGVEGLMLKGRESLYGVGRTKASGTWWKWKIDPYAIDAVLLYAQRGHGRRASLYTDFTFAVWDEADGVRTLVPFAKAYSGLTDEEMRKVDAVVRKTTIEKFGPVRSVTPTLVFEIGFEGIQASPRHKSGIAVRFPRMLRWRTDKHIDDADTLGMLKGFLEGAAP
- a CDS encoding ligase-associated DNA damage response exonuclease, which produces MDASQDLIVARPEGLYCPPGDFYIDPWRPVDRAIITHAHADHARFGHASYLAAEASVGVLLSRLPGISLQGVPYGERLVINGVSISLHPAGHVLGSAQVRVEHAGRVWVASGDYKVEPDPTCAPFEPVRCDTFITESTFGLPIYRWEPSRVIFDGINSWWRHNAAEGRASVLFCYSFGKAQRILGGVDPAIGPIFCHGAVEPLNRAYAQAGVHLPLTRLVSDIPAKDKAAFKGALIIAPPSAQGSTWMRRFGDYSDAFASGWMRLRGTRRRRGLDRGFVLSDHADWPGLQTAIGATGAQRVIVTHGQIEPMVRWLREQGLEAGAFTTEYGDDAIEADAAESGHASPSTQQTVEAPPPPEADSQ
- a CDS encoding 2-hydroxyacid dehydrogenase: MHMIVFSSRQYDRDVFTEANAAFGYSLQFQESQLDAQTAILAHGCAVVCPFVNDILDEAVLETLHEGGTQLVALRSAGFNHVDLAAAVRLGIGVVRVPAYSPHAVAEHAAGLILTLNRKLHRAYARTRDGDFSLNGLLGFDLHGKTLGIIGTGVIGRVFGRIMAGFGMTLLAFDPGAPAADLLQAGTRYVPLDTLLAESDIVSLHCPLLPSTYHLIDTAALARMKHGAMLINTGRGGLIDSQALIGALKSGQLGHLGLDVYEEEGGLFFEDHSNHMLQDDVLARLLSFPNVIVTSHQAFFTREALSEIANTTLGNVKAWFDGSPRHQVFP